The nucleotide sequence GATTAGGTAGCCGTTACCTGTTTGTTTCTGACTGGCCGAGCTCACTGTTCGGCCGAGTCTATGCTTTGTCCAGTTGGCTTGGGCACTTTAGTTTTATTGTTTTTGCCGCTTATTTGCTGGTTCTGTTTCCACTGACATTTATTGCCATGTCGCAGCGCCTACTCAGGTTTCTTTCAGCCATTTTCGCCACAGCCGGGCTGACGCTGTTAATATTCGATATTGCCATATACAACCGTTTCCACCTTCACCTTACACCTTTAGTTTGGGATTTAGTCATCAATCCTGATCAAGGGGAACTGGCGCGAGAATGGCAACTCATGTTCATCTGTATTCCAGTCATTTTTCTGATACAGATGTTATTTGGTACCTGGAGTTGGCAGAAACTACGCAGCCTGAATCGGCAACGGTTTGGTAAGCCGCTGGCTGCTGTCCTTATTTCGGCTTTTTTAGCTTCCCATTTGATGTATATCTGGGCTGATGCTAATTTTTATCGCCCGATTACCATGCAACGTTCTAACCTGCCGCTCTCCTATCCAATGACAGCACGTAAATTTCTTGAAAAACATGGTCTGCTCGATCAACAAGAATATCAGCGCCGACTTATGCAACAAGGTGATCCTGCGGCACTAACAGTGGAATATCCACTTAATGATCTGACCTATCAGGACAAAGGAAACGGATACAACCTGTTAATACTAGTCGTTGATAAACTGGATAATAGAGATATTACCGAGAATATGCCTGCGCTCTCTCATTTCAGAGAAACCAATATTCAGTTCAATCAGCATTTCAGCACTGGCATTCAAAATGATACCGCCCTATTCGGGCTATTTTATGGTATTTCTTCTGGTTATCTGGATGGAATATTGGCTGGACGTAAATCATCAGCCTTGATTAATGCTCTGACCCATCAGGGATATCAATTTGGCCTATTCTCTTCTGTAGGGTTTGGTACTCCGCTTTATCGTCATGCATTACTTTCCGACTACTCACTGCCCACTGAAGTCAACCAAAGCAACCAACTCACGGTAGAACAATGGCAGCAATGGCTAAATTTACCCAATACTAACGCTCCGTGGTTCTCCTTCTTGAGGCTAAGTGGCTTAGATAAAGCAGATTCAGTAGGTAATGCTGCGGCTCTGGATGGTCCGATTAATACCGTAC is from Photorhabdus laumondii subsp. laumondii and encodes:
- the yejM gene encoding LPS biosynthesis-modulating metalloenzyme YejM — its product is MVTSRQRYREKVSQMISWGHWFALFNILLSLGLGSRYLFVSDWPSSLFGRVYALSSWLGHFSFIVFAAYLLVLFPLTFIAMSQRLLRFLSAIFATAGLTLLIFDIAIYNRFHLHLTPLVWDLVINPDQGELAREWQLMFICIPVIFLIQMLFGTWSWQKLRSLNRQRFGKPLAAVLISAFLASHLMYIWADANFYRPITMQRSNLPLSYPMTARKFLEKHGLLDQQEYQRRLMQQGDPAALTVEYPLNDLTYQDKGNGYNLLILVVDKLDNRDITENMPALSHFRETNIQFNQHFSTGIQNDTALFGLFYGISSGYLDGILAGRKSSALINALTHQGYQFGLFSSVGFGTPLYRHALLSDYSLPTEVNQSNQLTVEQWQQWLNLPNTNAPWFSFLRLSGLDKADSVGNAAALDGPINTVLETLKNKNALNNTVIVITAEHSETATTHPPRWINNGKFNRAQMHVPLLIHWPGTPSQTISKLTSHQDVMTTLMQRLLHVSNTPADYSQGQDLFAAQRDNPWVITGDDGSLIITTSENTLFLDKNGNYHLYDLEGNEIKDAKPNLAQLLQILTEVKHFIAN